The Cryptomeria japonica chromosome 6, Sugi_1.0, whole genome shotgun sequence genomic interval TCAAAACCAAATCTTTCAAGAATAGAAAAGAGGAAGTACCAAATCACCCGATCATACGCCTTATTGACATCTAATTTGACTACCATCCCCTGCATCTTACTCCTTTTCATCGAATGCATGGTTTCAGCAACTGTGATTATACTATCAGCAATTTCTCTACCAAGGGTAAATCCATGTTGCTCTAGAGACACTAGCTTGTCCAAAACAAGCTTCAGCCTATTAACCATTACCTTAGATATTATTTTGTATAACGAATTACTTAGAGATATAGGCCTAGAATCAGCAATGCTCGAACAACTTTGCTTTTTTGGGATCAAAGTTATAAGCGTGTTGTTCACTTCTTTCACTAATTTGCCTTTCCTACAAAATTCCTCCACCACCAACCATATGTCCTCACCCATGAACTTCCAACACTTCTGATAAAATTCCATGGTCACCCCGTCTGGTCCAGGAGCCTTATgcggatgtaatgcaaatgtagcCTTTTTAACTTCATCTTTTGTAATTGGAGACATTAGTATAGCATTATCCTCCTCTATAATCTTCTTGTCAATAATATCTAGTAGATATCCAACAGATTCATCACTCTCCCCCACCACAGAACCCAAAATTTTCTCAAAATATTTTACTGCTATGCATTCCAACTCCTCTCTTTACCAACCAATCTGCCTGAATCATCCGTCAAATGATTAATTATGTTTTTGTTCCTCTTTGCTTTTAAtgaagcatgaaagaattttgaaattgaatctcCAACTTCGATCCATAATTCTCTAGATTTGTCCCGCCAAAACATTTCTTCTCTTAGAAGAATCTCTGCCAATTCTGCTTTAAGAGAATTCTCAGTATTAGATTCTTCATTTGACATCCCATTCTCAATCACCACCTTATTGAGCCTGTCAAGTTCCACTTCCACCCTCATTTTCTCtgaaaaaatattcttgaaagattCCACATTCCATATTTTAATCTTGTTCCTTAGATATTTCATCTTCTTAACAAAACAATAGCTTGGAGTACCTTTATAATCTATACATTCTTCCCACCACTTCTCAATGTTTTTTCCAAAGTttatatctctccaccacatgctcaagaatttaaaattccctttcacctttgccattgatgtgatACAGTTCAACTGAACCAGGAAATGATCCGAGAGTGTTAAGGGTAGAATTGTTGTCTCCAAGTCAAATtgtcctctaatccaatatgttcCACTGAATATTCTGTCCAATCTCTCCAAAATTCTGCTAAAATTcgccctcctattagtccaagtaaagTTTCCTGATTTAGGGATCACATCAAAAAGGTTATTATCTGTCACAAAATCTCGAAAATCTTCCATCACATGGGCATTCATTCTTAAGCCTCCATATTTTTCTACGTTATTGAgtatggcattgaaatctcccgccACTATCACTTTCTCTGAATCAACCATTCTAATTTGTTCTGAGATTTCTTTCCAAACCCTTTTCTTTTCTTCTGTCTTGGTCGGACCATAAACGTTTAACAAGAAAATACCAAATCTTCCTGCAAAACTCTTATTTTACATTGCATCCAATTTTCTTGCTTGGAGATTGAACAAACTGAA includes:
- the LOC131876609 gene encoding uncharacterized protein LOC131876609 — encoded protein: MVDSEKVIVAGDFNAILNNVEKYGGLRMNAHVMEDFRDFVTDNNLFDVIPKSGNFTWTNRRANFSRILERLDRIFSGTYWIRGQFDLETTILPLTLSDHFLVQLNCITSMAKNIFSEKMRVEVELDRLNKVVIENGMSNEESNTENSLKAELAEILLREEMFWRDKSRELWIEVGDSISKFFHASLKAKRNKNIINHLTDDSGRLVGKERSWNA